A stretch of Ipomoea triloba cultivar NCNSP0323 chromosome 11, ASM357664v1 DNA encodes these proteins:
- the LOC115997368 gene encoding LOW QUALITY PROTEIN: probable rRNA-processing protein EBP2 homolog (The sequence of the model RefSeq protein was modified relative to this genomic sequence to represent the inferred CDS: deleted 1 base in 1 codon): protein MAKAAENQDVGMGDPEEQSSESEFETESEEEEEDQEQVVKLAEPSRNAVYNKDGLLDKLGDISWPDKAGWMHKLSIDIDQEGEVDVNDDLPRELSFYTQALQGTREAYLKFQSDGVPFLRPSDYYAEMVKSDVHMEKVKGRLLAEKKKIEEAEERKKARENKKLAKEVQAQKQKERAQQMKQEIESVKKWRKQRQQNGFDKDSNAELDLDLEDGKVFQRPNKKRPGVSPGDRSGGKGRPHGGNNKKGSDKKPKGRENRNSKFGFGGKKGLKKQNTADSTNDFR from the exons ATGGCTAAAGCTGCTGAAAATCAGGATGTTGGGATGGGGGATCCTGAAGAGCAATCCTCAGAATCTGAATTTGAAACTGAAtcagaagaagaggaagaggacCAAGAGCAAGTAGTGAAGTTGGCTGAACCTTCTAGGAATGCTGTTTACAATAAGGATGGGTTGCTAGACAAGCTTGGAGATATCAGCTGGCCTGATAAAGCAGGTTGGATGCATAAGCTCTCAATTGACATAGACCAAGAGGGAGAAGTGGATGTGAATGATGACTTGCCAAGAGAGCTCTCATTTTACACACAGGCCTTGCAGGGAACTCGAGAAGCCTATCTCAAGTTTCAATCTGATGGGGTTCCTTTTTTGAGGCCATCTGACTATTATGCTGAAATGGTGAAGTCTGATGTTCACATGGAGAAAGTTAAGGGACGCCTCTTAGCAGAAAAGAAGAAGATTGAGGAGGCAGAGGAAAGGAAGAAGGCCAGGGAGAACAAGAAATTGGCGAAAGAGGTGCAGgcacaa aaacaaaaagagagaGCTCAGCAGATGAAGCAAGAAATTGAGTCTGTCAAGAAGTGGAGGAAACAAAGGCAGCAAAATGGGTTTGACAAAGATTCAAACGCTGAACTTGATTTGGATTTAGAAGATGGCAAGGTTTTCCAACGGCCAAACAAGAAGCGGCCAGGGGTGTCTCCCGGAGACCGTTCTGGAGGGAAGGGCAGACCACATGGTGGAAACAATAAAAAAGGATCTGATAAAAAGCCGAAGGGCAGAGAAAACAGGAATTCGAAATTTGGATTTGGTGGGAAGAAAGGCCTAAAGAAGCAGAACACTGCTGACTCTACCAATGATTTTCGATGA